Proteins from a genomic interval of Yarrowia lipolytica chromosome 1E, complete sequence:
- a CDS encoding uncharacterized protein (Compare to YALI0E13552g, some similarities with KLLA0A10241g Kluyveromyces lactis) codes for MAPLKIFKAGEGPAKRGLVSCSYYSTGDVICSFEPAVNVPLSGRLLVGGDADGTIEVEQEARLDPTTGVCAFCLETYPARNITICQDCKLMSYCSQRCLEADTLHSPECTDLCGPQKLIMSGFLRALYRILCMAEQPRPRNTYAQLTHHTTDTSWPAMDTLRMAAEALVSRNASRGHPLEQILEYAGMLFVNQYTRCDDLGRQGGYIFDPTLALINHSCVPNAYLLFRGRKVHLVCWKPINDGDEVFLSYTRFMHPTPERRTLLYMHFRFWCECPGCVSQELEYPYSHVVCTQCGTGVNRDPFTLLNPPTLDQCLRHLMDGVTEAISVRNSVDLLPSARLLVCECENKVSGDVIQAMLTLMTHSVEYFDNANFKKVLGMVLAHVCTLEGNAKTEKCLTVVEEVTQSKLLTMQLCLRLMVQAQVLPIDSHIMTFLVTLRNLHQLQDEAEIPDWERLPHLKSTIAVALLEALVELRYCRVQMSSYNPVVSISLFMLGNYLRILAGDIAESRENDFLSDDDLESIVNLAYAFFSSAHENLSFTHPASPYVEQTMICGDLVRKDHDNLELDANLVVSKHGLDHDMSVLCGFLYEYLAHDGLLADGSFPQSIHILDVSPEVEMIKGKLEFWYRPMSSPPVTV; via the coding sequence ATGGCACCTCTAAAAATCTTCAAGGCTGGGGAAGGACCCGCCAAACGAGGGCTTGTGTCGTGCTCTTATTACTCCACAGGAGATGTCATTTGCTCGTTTGAACCTGCCGTCAACGTCCCTCTCTCCGGACGACTTCTGGTAGGTGGAGACGCAGACGGAACTATCGAggtggagcaggaggcACGTCTCGACCCCACTACAGGCGTTTGTGCCTTTTGTCTTGAAACATACCCCGCCAGAAACATCACCATTTGTCAGGACTGCAAGCTCATGTCCTATTGCTCGCAGAGGTGTCTCGAAGCGGACACCTTGCATTCTCCCGAATGTACAGATCTCTGTGGGCCCCAAAAACTGATCATGTCCGGATTCCTACGTGCTCTGTACCGGATTTTATGCATGGCAGAGCAGCCCCGTCCTCGCAACACTTACGCCCAGCTCACCCACCACACCACCGATACCTCCTGGCCTGCCATGGATACCCTTCGAATGGCAGCTGAAGCTCTGGTCTCCAGAAACGCCTCTCGCGGTCACCCGCTTGAACAGATTCTTGAGTACGCAGGTATGCTCTTCGTCAACCAATACACTCGATGTGACGATCTAGGGCGACAGGGAGGGTACATCTTCGATCCTACTCTTGCTCTGATCAACCACAGCTGTGTTCCCAACGCGTACTTGCTCTTTAGAGGCAGAAAGGTACATCTCGTGTGCTGGAAACCTATTAACGACGGCGACGAAGTGTTCCTATCGTACACCCGGTTCATGCACCCTACCCCGGAACGGCGTACTCTGTTGTATATGCATTTCCGCTTCTGGTGCGAGTGCCCAGGTTGTGTGTCGCAGGAGCTGGAGTACCCTTACAGTCACGTCGTGTGCACCCAGTGCGGGACTGGAGTCAACAGAGATCCGTTCACATTGCTGAATCCTCCTACTTTGGATCAATGTCTCAGGCACCTGATGGATGGTGTCACCGAGGCCATTTCTGTGCGGAACTCCGTCGATCTCTTGCCTTCGGCACGTTTGCTTGTCTGCGAATGTGAGAACAAGGTGTCTGGAGACGTCATCCAGGCCATGTTGACATTGATGACCCATTCGGTGGAGTATTTTGATAACGCCAACTTCAAAAAGGTCCTGGGCATGGTTCTTGCTCACGTTTGCACTCTTGAGGGTAATGCTAAGACGGAAAAGTGTCTGACAGTTGTCGAAGAAGTGACCCAATCCAAGTTGCTTACCATGCAACTATGTCTTCGATTGATGGTTCAGGCACAAGTTCTACCTATTGATTCTCATATCATGACCTTTTTGGTGACGCTAAGAAACCTACATCAACTTCAAGACGAAGCAGAGATCCCCGATTGGGAGCGACTGCCTCACTTGAAGTCCACCATTGCCGTAGCACTATTGGAGgcgttggtggagttgcGGTACTGCAGAGTTCAGATGTCGTCATACAACCCCGTTGTTTCCATCAGCCTTTTTATGCTCGGCAACTACCTGCGAATTCTTGCCGGTGATATTGCTGAGTCCAGGGAGAACGACTTCCTTTCGGACGACGATTTGGAGTCCATTGTGAATCTCGCCTACGCCTTTTTTTCGTCTGCTCACGAGAATCTCAGCTTCACACATCCTGCAAGCCCCTACGTTGAGCAGACCATGATCTGTGGCGATCTTGTGAGAAAGGACCATGACAATCTGGAGCTTGACGCGAATCTCGTGGTCAGTAAGCATGGTCTTGACCACGACATGTCTGTTCTGTGCGGCTTCCTCTACGAATATCTTGCTCATGACGGGCTTCTTGCTGACGGATCTTTCCCCCAGTCCATCCATATTTTGGATGTGAGTCCTGAGGTGGAAATGATCAAGGGCAAACTGGAGTTTTGGTACCGCCccatgtcttctcctcctgttACTGTGTGA
- a CDS encoding uncharacterized protein (Compare to YALI0E13530g, highly similar to uniprot|P41318 Saccharomyces cerevisiae YNL006w LST8 required for transport of permeases from the golgi to the plasma membrane, similar to Saccharomyces cerevisiae LST8 (YNL006W); ancestral locus Anc_1.399), whose protein sequence is MGSETNQASAQPQQPPAQPQGQVQPQQQAAAAESDMSVILCSSSYDNTIKFWEALSGICSRTIQHPDSQVNRLAITPDKRYLAAAGGNTVRLYDIRSNNPKAVMTFEGHTGNVTALAFQYDGKWMVTSSEDGTVKVWDMRTATVQRNYKHRCPVNDVVIHPNQGEIISCDQEGNIRIWDLGENTCTHQLIPEEDVPVRSVSVASDGSMLVAGNNKGNCYVWKMHNTRDVTSLHPITKFRSHSKYITKVLLSPDVKHLATCSADNTARIWSIKNGFSLETTLTGHQRWVWDCAFSADSAYLVTASSDHYVRLWELASGQIIRQYSGHHKGALSVALNDV, encoded by the coding sequence ATGGGTTCGGAAACAAATCAAGCATCCGCgcagcctcagcagccACCGGCGCAGCCCCAGGGCCAGGTCCaaccccagcagcaggccgCGGCAGCCGAGTCGGACATGTCTGTGATTTTGTGCTCGTCGAGTTACGATAACACCATCAAGTTCTGGGAGGCATTGAGTGGAATCTGCTCGCGAACCATCCAGCATCCTGATTCGCAGGTCAACAGACTGGCAATCACGCCAGACAAGAGGTATctggcagcagcaggaggcAACACAGTGCGGCTGTACGACATTCGAAGTAACAACCCCAAGGCGGTCATGACCTTTGAGGGACACACAGGCAACGTGACGGCATTGGCATTCCAGTACGATGGCAAATGGATGGTCACTTCGTCGGAAGATGGAACAGTCAAGGTCTGGGATATGCGGACCGCCACAGTCCAGAGAAACTACAAGCATAGATGCCCCGTTAACGATGTGGTGATCCACCCCAACCAAGGAGAAATCATCTCGTGCGACCAGGAGGGAAACATTCGAATCTGGGACCTCGGCGAAAACACATGCACTCACCAACTGATCCCCGAAGAAGACGTGCCTGTACGATCAGTGTCTGTGGCGTCGGATGGATCAATGTTGGTGGCCGGAAATAACAAGGGCAACTGCTACGTGTGGAAAATGCACAACACCCGCGACGTGACTTCTCTGCATCCCATTACCAAATTCAGATCTCACTCAAAGTATATCACCAAGGTGCTGCTATCTCCAGACGTCAAGCACCTGGCCACCTGCTCCGCAGATAACACGGCCCGAATCTGGTCCATCAAAAATGGATTCTCGTTGGAAACTACTCTCACAGGACACCAGCGATGGGTGTGGGATTGCGCATTCAGTGCTGACTCGGCATACCTTGTCACCGCAAGCTCAGACCATTACGTGCGGCTGTGGGAATTGGCATCTGGGCAAATCATCAGACAATACAGTGGCCACCACAAGGGCGCACTTTCGGTCGCCCTCAATGATGTTTAG